One window of the Mycobacterium xenopi genome contains the following:
- a CDS encoding HNH endonuclease signature motif containing protein → MSSTAAPAATGLSPAERLEVLFEELAELAGQRNAIDGRIVQIVAELDRDELCGATGARSVAALVAWKLGLSSTNAHTITTVARRLEEFPRCAAGMAEGRLSLDQVGVIAAGAAAGSDEHYAQLAAVATVNQLRTAVRLEPRPQPESRPEPQRSISKTTSDEGSCWRIRLPHDEAATFDAALASHLDALIAEWKHDHGERGSENCPPLPSTIDAFMRLVETGWDAEATRRPHGQHTTVVLHLDIERRAAALHLGPLLSDAERQYLTCDALCEVWFERAGEPIGAGRATRLINRRLRRALEHRHPTCAVPGCEATRGLHAHHIIHWEDGGPTELSNLVLVCPYHHRLHHRGEITITGPADNLVVTDSDGRPLSGASLARPPKRPPPAVPPYPGPTGERADWWWYDPFQPQPPPPN, encoded by the coding sequence ATGTCGTCGACCGCTGCGCCTGCTGCCACCGGGTTGAGTCCTGCCGAGCGTCTTGAGGTGTTGTTCGAGGAGTTGGCGGAGTTGGCCGGTCAGCGCAACGCCATTGATGGGCGCATTGTGCAGATCGTCGCCGAGCTGGATCGCGACGAGCTGTGCGGCGCCACCGGTGCGCGCTCGGTGGCGGCGCTGGTGGCCTGGAAGCTCGGCTTGTCGTCGACCAACGCCCACACCATCACCACCGTGGCGCGCCGGCTAGAAGAGTTTCCCCGCTGCGCGGCGGGCATGGCCGAGGGCCGGCTGTCGCTGGATCAGGTCGGGGTCATCGCCGCGGGGGCCGCTGCGGGCTCTGACGAGCACTATGCGCAGTTGGCGGCGGTGGCCACGGTCAACCAGTTGCGCACCGCGGTGCGGCTCGAACCGCGACCCCAACCCGAGTCTCGGCCCGAACCGCAGCGCTCAATCAGCAAAACCACCAGCGACGAGGGCAGCTGCTGGCGCATCAGACTTCCCCACGACGAGGCGGCCACGTTCGACGCCGCCCTGGCCTCTCACCTCGATGCGCTGATCGCCGAGTGGAAACACGACCACGGCGAGCGCGGGTCAGAGAATTGTCCCCCGCTGCCGAGCACGATCGATGCGTTTATGCGCCTGGTCGAGACGGGCTGGGACGCCGAAGCGACCCGCCGGCCCCACGGCCAGCACACCACCGTGGTGCTGCACCTCGACATAGAACGGCGCGCCGCCGCGCTGCATCTAGGTCCGCTGCTGTCCGACGCCGAACGCCAATATCTGACCTGTGATGCCCTCTGTGAAGTGTGGTTCGAACGGGCCGGCGAGCCCATCGGCGCCGGCCGCGCCACGCGGCTGATCAACCGGCGACTGCGCCGCGCCCTCGAGCACCGCCACCCCACCTGTGCAGTCCCCGGCTGCGAGGCCACCCGCGGCCTGCACGCCCACCACATAATCCACTGGGAAGACGGCGGGCCCACCGAATTATCCAACCTGGTGCTGGTCTGCCCCTACCATCATCGTTTACACCATCGCGGCGAGATCACCATCACCGGACCCGCCGATAATCTCGTCGTCACCGACAGCGACGGGCGACCGCTCAGCGGAGCATCGCTCGCCCGCCCACCCAAACGTCCCCCGCCCGCCGTCCCACCGTACCCCGGGCCCACCGGCGAACGCGCCGACTGGTGGTGGTACGACCCCTTCCAACCCCAACCACCACCACCGAACTAG
- a CDS encoding HipA domain-containing protein yields the protein MSAWCPPALIVFGAADVRPECDTDFRAVLNKLVDSVDADPVGLAGVQPKVSTATISAPTQTRSELAIVKLNPAQYPLSVENEHFSTSMGAACGLRVAAMCLLRDADGRSALLVNLFDRDGLRRIAQEDACQLADIYPASKYRIKSRDRYRHLVRGMCPRRRILGGARTGIAQNPCVLLDYRQWRPAREESFDLQPRRRLAA from the coding sequence ATGTCGGCGTGGTGCCCTCCGGCGCTAATCGTGTTCGGCGCTGCCGATGTTCGACCTGAGTGCGACACCGACTTTCGGGCCGTGCTCAACAAACTCGTGGATTCGGTTGACGCAGATCCTGTGGGTTTGGCGGGAGTTCAGCCGAAAGTGAGTACTGCGACGATTTCGGCCCCGACGCAGACCCGCTCGGAGCTGGCGATCGTCAAGCTCAATCCCGCGCAGTATCCGTTGTCGGTTGAGAATGAGCACTTCTCTACGTCGATGGGCGCGGCATGTGGGTTACGAGTTGCGGCAATGTGTTTGCTCCGTGACGCTGATGGTCGGAGTGCATTGTTGGTGAACCTATTCGACCGCGACGGACTCAGGCGTATCGCTCAGGAAGATGCATGCCAACTTGCCGACATCTATCCGGCTTCCAAATACCGCATCAAAAGCCGAGACCGCTATCGGCACCTTGTCCGAGGCATGTGCCCGCGGCGGCGGATCCTGGGCGGGGCCCGCACTGGAATTGCTCAAAACCCTTGTGTTCTCTTGGATTATCGGCAATGGCGACCTGCACGGGAAGAATCTTTCGATCTACAACCCCGACGGCGTTTGGCCGCCTAG
- a CDS encoding HipA N-terminal domain-containing protein: MTTPTALDLRDVAEADVYLDDDMRESVTDRCRSRCCARSTTQVVTIGGAVPAFFAGLLPEGVRLGVVISSTKTSADDHLTLLLAIGADTVGNVGVVPSGANRVRRCRCST; this comes from the coding sequence ATGACTACACCAACAGCGCTTGACCTACGCGATGTTGCCGAAGCCGACGTGTACCTCGATGACGACATGCGAGAGTCCGTGACCGATCGGTGTCGTAGTCGCTGCTGCGCACGGAGCACTACCCAAGTGGTTACTATCGGTGGCGCGGTTCCAGCGTTCTTCGCGGGGCTCCTTCCCGAGGGCGTCCGGCTGGGTGTGGTGATCTCATCGACAAAGACCTCAGCCGACGATCACCTGACACTGCTGTTGGCGATCGGCGCGGACACCGTCGGCAATGTCGGCGTGGTGCCCTCCGGCGCTAATCGTGTTCGGCGCTGCCGATGTTCGACCTGA
- a CDS encoding helix-turn-helix domain-containing protein, with the protein MPDVARIGQVFAERRIALRLTQQTLADLAGVSRSTIQALERGSGSIKFRSVIEIAEVLGMHIDMSAVSE; encoded by the coding sequence ATGCCCGATGTTGCACGCATAGGCCAGGTCTTCGCCGAGCGCAGGATCGCTTTGCGCCTCACTCAGCAGACGCTGGCCGACCTCGCCGGAGTGTCCCGTTCGACCATCCAGGCGTTGGAGCGGGGGAGCGGCTCGATCAAATTCCGTTCAGTCATCGAAATTGCCGAAGTTCTGGGGATGCATATCGATATGAGCGCGGTGTCTGAATGA
- a CDS encoding 1,4-beta-xylanase, whose amino-acid sequence MRRRTALKLPLLLLAGPTLTRIPRAAAEQSRWSPDRANRWYQAQGWLVGANYITSNAINQLEMFQADTFDPRRIDTELGWAQMHGLNAVRVFLHDQLWAQDQRGFQKRLAQFVGIAARHRIKPLFVLFDSCWDPFPKPGRQRAPKPGVHNSGWVQSPGAERLDDLDYRRTLLNYVTGVLNQFRTDDRILGWDLWNEPDNPARAYRKVERKDKQERVADLLSLAFGWARSVDPSQPLTSGVWTGEWGDRQRRSEIANIQLENSDVITFHCYGEPAAFEARIAELSPLGRPTLCTEYLARNFGSTVDGVLPLAKRHNVSAINWGLVAGKTQTYFPWDSWDHPYTAVPKLWFQDLLQPDGRPYRDTEIQTISKLSGV is encoded by the coding sequence GTGAGGCGTCGAACGGCATTGAAGCTACCGCTGCTGCTGCTGGCGGGACCGACGCTGACCCGTATCCCCCGCGCCGCTGCAGAGCAGAGCCGATGGTCGCCCGACCGCGCCAACCGCTGGTACCAAGCGCAAGGTTGGCTGGTCGGCGCCAACTACATCACCTCTAACGCCATCAACCAGCTCGAGATGTTTCAGGCCGACACCTTCGACCCGCGGCGCATCGATACCGAGCTCGGCTGGGCCCAGATGCACGGGCTCAACGCTGTGCGGGTCTTCCTGCACGATCAGCTCTGGGCCCAAGATCAACGAGGCTTCCAAAAACGTCTCGCGCAGTTTGTCGGCATCGCGGCGCGCCACCGCATCAAACCACTCTTTGTCTTGTTCGACTCATGTTGGGATCCGTTCCCCAAACCGGGGCGGCAACGCGCACCGAAGCCTGGCGTCCACAACTCCGGTTGGGTGCAGAGCCCAGGTGCTGAACGCCTCGATGACCTCGACTACCGTCGCACTCTGCTCAACTATGTCACGGGCGTGCTGAACCAATTCCGTACCGACGACCGCATTTTGGGTTGGGACCTGTGGAATGAGCCCGACAATCCCGCGCGCGCGTATCGCAAGGTCGAAAGGAAAGACAAGCAGGAGCGTGTGGCCGACCTGCTCTCCCTGGCGTTCGGCTGGGCGCGTTCGGTCGATCCCTCTCAGCCGTTGACGAGTGGCGTCTGGACCGGCGAATGGGGAGATCGCCAGCGCCGCAGCGAAATAGCGAACATCCAACTGGAGAATTCGGACGTGATCACCTTCCACTGCTATGGCGAACCAGCTGCCTTCGAGGCCCGGATCGCCGAGCTGTCCCCATTGGGGCGGCCGACCCTCTGCACCGAGTACCTTGCGCGAAATTTCGGCAGTACCGTTGATGGAGTGCTGCCACTTGCGAAGCGGCACAACGTTAGTGCAATCAATTGGGGTTTAGTCGCCGGGAAAACGCAGACCTACTTTCCCTGGGACTCTTGGGATCATCCGTACACGGCGGTTCCGAAGCTCTGGTTTCAAGACCTGCTCCAACCCGACGGACGACCCTACCGGGACACCGAAATTCAGACGATTAGCAAGCTGAGCGGGGTCTGA
- a CDS encoding Type 1 glutamine amidotransferase-like domain-containing protein has product MSFQPLYLLADSQLLFWKRQGRLLLETAIEGLAGDSAPRAAYIGASNGDRPEFYGIFEAAVDAIAIANRRMIDSSFGPDDRDFLKRAQLVVLAGGDVRRGWNTFEKTGMKDVILDRYAQGAVLVGVSAGAVQLGRYGIVEAKPAGATELLDVFNLVPVVIDTHDERAEWARLSRTIRSLEGAATGLGIPSGGGVVVHPDSTIEPLRRPAHEFRFDGTGVIHALLCADDDS; this is encoded by the coding sequence ATGTCATTTCAGCCCCTCTATTTGCTCGCGGACAGTCAGCTGCTGTTCTGGAAGCGGCAAGGCCGACTACTCCTAGAGACGGCCATTGAAGGATTGGCTGGCGACAGCGCACCCAGGGCGGCCTACATCGGTGCCTCCAACGGCGACCGTCCGGAGTTTTATGGGATTTTCGAGGCGGCGGTCGACGCGATTGCAATCGCCAACCGCCGCATGATCGATTCGTCGTTCGGCCCCGACGACCGCGACTTCCTGAAGCGGGCCCAGCTGGTCGTCCTCGCCGGCGGCGATGTGCGCCGTGGCTGGAACACGTTCGAGAAAACTGGGATGAAAGACGTGATCCTGGACCGGTACGCACAGGGCGCGGTCCTGGTGGGCGTTTCGGCCGGCGCGGTCCAGCTCGGGCGCTATGGGATCGTCGAGGCAAAGCCAGCAGGTGCGACCGAGCTGCTCGATGTGTTCAATCTCGTGCCAGTGGTCATCGACACGCACGATGAGCGAGCCGAGTGGGCGCGGCTGTCGCGCACAATTCGGTCGCTCGAGGGAGCGGCCACCGGCCTCGGAATCCCCTCCGGCGGTGGAGTCGTCGTCCACCCGGATAGCACGATCGAGCCGCTACGGCGCCCGGCGCATGAATTCCGTTTCGACGGCACTGGCGTCATCCACGCACTGTTATGCGCCGACGACGACAGCTGA
- a CDS encoding IS256 family transposase yields MTSPHLIDAEQLLADQLAEASPDLLRGLLSVFIHALMGAEADAICGAGYRQRSDERSNSRNGYRHRDFDTRAGTIDVAIPKLRQGSYFPDWLLERRKRAERALTSVVATCYLLGVSTRRMERLVETLGVTRLSKSQVSIMAKELDEQVEAFRTRPLDAGPYTFVAADALVLKVRENGRVVGVHTLIATGVNAEGYREILGVQVSSAEDGAGWLAFFRDLVARGLSGVALVTSDAHPGLVAAIGATLPGAAWQRCRTHYANNLMAATPKSSWPWVRTLLHSVFDQPDAESVVAQYDRVLDALSDKLPKVAEHLDAARPDLLAFTAFPKQIWRQIWSNNPQERLNKEIRRRTDVVGIFPDRASIIRLVGAVLAEQHDEWIEGRRYLGLDVLTRARTALTSTDEPAGQQTNTTPALTA; encoded by the coding sequence ATGACCTCACCACACCTTATCGACGCCGAGCAGCTGTTGGCCGACCAACTCGCCGAGGCCAGCCCGGACTTGCTGCGAGGGCTGCTGTCGGTGTTCATCCACGCCTTGATGGGCGCGGAAGCCGACGCCATCTGCGGGGCCGGCTACCGCCAGCGCAGCGATGAGCGGTCCAACAGCCGCAACGGCTACCGGCATCGTGATTTCGACACCCGCGCCGGCACCATCGATGTGGCCATTCCCAAGCTGCGTCAGGGCAGCTATTTCCCGGACTGGCTATTGGAGCGACGCAAACGCGCTGAGCGTGCCCTGACCAGCGTGGTGGCCACCTGCTATCTGCTGGGAGTGTCCACCCGGCGGATGGAACGCCTCGTTGAAACACTGGGTGTGACGAGGCTTTCCAAGTCGCAGGTGTCGATCATGGCCAAAGAACTCGATGAGCAGGTTGAGGCGTTTCGCACCCGCCCGCTTGACGCCGGCCCGTACACGTTCGTCGCCGCTGATGCCCTGGTGCTCAAAGTCCGCGAGAACGGCCGCGTCGTGGGCGTGCACACCCTGATTGCCACCGGCGTCAACGCCGAGGGCTACCGCGAGATCCTGGGTGTGCAGGTCAGCTCCGCCGAGGACGGGGCAGGCTGGCTGGCGTTCTTCCGCGACCTGGTCGCCCGCGGCCTGTCCGGGGTCGCGCTGGTCACCAGCGACGCCCACCCCGGCCTGGTCGCCGCGATCGGGGCCACCTTGCCCGGAGCGGCCTGGCAGCGCTGCCGCACCCATTACGCGAACAACCTGATGGCGGCCACCCCGAAGTCCTCCTGGCCGTGGGTGCGCACTCTGCTGCACTCGGTCTTCGACCAGCCCGACGCCGAATCGGTTGTTGCCCAATACGATCGAGTCCTCGACGCATTGTCGGACAAGCTCCCCAAAGTGGCCGAACACCTCGACGCAGCCCGCCCGGATCTGTTGGCGTTCACCGCTTTTCCCAAACAGATCTGGCGCCAAATCTGGAGCAACAATCCCCAGGAACGGCTCAACAAAGAAATCAGGCGCAGGACCGACGTCGTGGGCATCTTCCCCGACCGGGCCTCGATCATCCGCCTCGTCGGTGCCGTGCTGGCCGAACAACACGACGAATGGATCGAAGGACGACGCTACCTGGGCCTTGACGTGCTCACCCGCGCCCGCACAGCACTGACCAGCACCGACGAGCCCGCCGGACAGCAAACCAACACCACCCCAGCCCTGACCGCCTAG
- a CDS encoding maleylpyruvate isomerase family mycothiol-dependent enzyme has product MNVVTRPLTQLDKSDVLPGLYAAWDAIDRLLDGLPESAWEAPTPLPGWGVRAVVSHLIGTESMLMGVATPAADIDVTGLAHVRNDIGAMNECWVRHLSGESGAALRQRFLAVTNDRRKVLSAMSEDDWNAVTQTPAGPDSYGRFMRIRAFDCWMHEHDIRDALGRPAADDELRGPAARLALDEMTASMGYVVGKLGKAPDGSRIQIELTGPLARTIRVAVDGRGQVVDDFGGLEPTATIRLDGMLFTRLAGGRIDNTDGVELGGDRQLAARIIENLNYVI; this is encoded by the coding sequence ATCAACGTCGTGACCCGCCCGCTCACTCAACTGGACAAGTCCGATGTGCTGCCCGGTCTATACGCGGCATGGGACGCTATCGACCGGCTGCTTGACGGACTGCCGGAGTCAGCGTGGGAGGCGCCGACACCGCTGCCCGGCTGGGGTGTGCGCGCCGTGGTGTCGCACCTGATCGGGACCGAGTCGATGCTGATGGGTGTCGCGACCCCCGCCGCCGACATCGACGTCACCGGCCTGGCACACGTCCGCAACGACATCGGTGCGATGAACGAGTGCTGGGTGCGTCACCTCAGCGGTGAATCCGGTGCCGCCCTGCGGCAGCGCTTCCTGGCAGTGACCAACGATCGTCGCAAGGTGCTCTCCGCGATGTCCGAGGACGACTGGAACGCAGTCACCCAGACACCGGCCGGTCCGGACAGCTACGGGCGGTTCATGCGGATCCGGGCCTTCGACTGCTGGATGCACGAGCACGACATCCGCGATGCGCTGGGCCGGCCGGCCGCCGATGACGAGCTCCGCGGGCCGGCGGCGCGGCTGGCGCTGGACGAGATGACGGCGAGCATGGGCTACGTCGTCGGCAAACTCGGCAAGGCCCCGGACGGGTCGCGGATCCAGATAGAACTGACCGGCCCGCTGGCGCGCACGATTCGCGTCGCAGTCGACGGGCGCGGCCAGGTGGTCGACGATTTCGGCGGGCTGGAGCCGACGGCGACGATCCGGCTCGACGGCATGCTGTTCACCAGGCTGGCCGGCGGGCGTATAGACAACACCGACGGTGTCGAACTCGGCGGTGACCGGCAGCTGGCAGCACGCATCATCGAGAACCTCAACTATGTGATCTGA
- a CDS encoding DMT family transporter produces the protein MIAFPAGPALALASAIGFGASDFVGGVAARRVAALRVVLVSYPTAMVLLGALAAIVGGPIRAGALLWGALGGLSQACGAWWLYAALGAGPISVVSPLAAMLTAGVPVVVGVALGDRPGLVPAVGIGLALVAVVLLGRDTADRDGRPDRFTLTVAWLTIGAGVGFGLNFVLIHQAPAESRLWPLLFARMAATALVIAVAALSRNLQVPSGSSLRLALIAAVLDASANVAMLLALHAALLSLASVVISLYPAATVVLAITLLGERVNRPQAVGLVLALSAVAMIASG, from the coding sequence GTGATCGCCTTTCCAGCCGGCCCGGCGCTCGCCCTGGCGTCAGCGATCGGGTTCGGGGCCAGCGACTTCGTCGGCGGTGTCGCGGCCCGGCGGGTGGCCGCCCTGCGGGTGGTATTGGTGTCCTACCCGACCGCGATGGTGCTGCTGGGCGCGCTGGCCGCCATTGTCGGCGGGCCGATCCGCGCCGGGGCACTGCTATGGGGCGCACTAGGCGGACTCAGCCAGGCCTGCGGCGCGTGGTGGCTGTACGCGGCGCTCGGTGCCGGGCCCATCTCGGTAGTTTCCCCGTTGGCCGCGATGCTGACCGCTGGCGTACCGGTCGTGGTCGGTGTTGCCTTGGGGGACCGGCCAGGTCTAGTGCCCGCAGTGGGCATCGGGTTGGCGCTGGTCGCGGTGGTGCTGCTCGGACGCGACACCGCCGACCGCGACGGCAGGCCGGACCGGTTCACCCTGACGGTGGCCTGGCTGACCATCGGGGCAGGGGTCGGGTTCGGGCTGAACTTCGTGCTGATCCATCAGGCGCCGGCCGAATCACGGCTCTGGCCGCTGCTGTTCGCGCGGATGGCGGCGACCGCACTGGTGATCGCCGTGGCGGCGCTAAGCCGCAATCTCCAGGTTCCGTCTGGGTCATCATTGCGGCTGGCGCTGATTGCGGCAGTGCTGGACGCCAGCGCCAACGTTGCCATGCTGCTCGCGCTGCACGCGGCATTGCTGTCGTTGGCGAGTGTCGTGATTTCGTTATATCCGGCGGCTACCGTCGTATTGGCGATCACCCTGCTGGGTGAGCGGGTCAACAGACCGCAAGCGGTGGGCTTGGTGCTGGCACTGTCGGCGGTGGCGATGATCGCCTCAGGCTGA
- a CDS encoding DMT family transporter, which produces MIGAAYAQLSAVGFGVSDFVGGIASRRVAALRVVLVSYPITGLLLGVVAAIVGGPIHPAAVLWGVLGGLSQGLAAWWFYAALGSGPISVVSPLAAVLDAAIPVGIGVALGERPGHTASAGVVLAMLAVTLVSREATDEDTRPHRFTTKVAWLTIGAGIAFGLNFVFIHQAPAECRLWPLVFARVSATLLVLVVAALTRHLRLPSGTPMRLAVAAALLDTCANITMLLALHGSLLSLASVLISLYPAVTVVLAIVVLRERVTRWQAVGMVMAMLSVAMIAAS; this is translated from the coding sequence ATGATCGGGGCCGCGTACGCTCAGCTGTCTGCGGTCGGCTTCGGCGTCAGCGACTTTGTCGGCGGTATCGCCTCACGACGGGTAGCCGCACTTCGCGTGGTGCTGGTGTCCTATCCGATCACGGGACTGCTCCTGGGTGTGGTGGCCGCAATCGTGGGCGGCCCAATCCACCCCGCCGCCGTGCTGTGGGGTGTGCTGGGTGGCCTCAGCCAGGGGCTCGCCGCGTGGTGGTTCTACGCAGCGCTCGGCTCTGGACCGATATCCGTGGTGTCTCCGCTGGCGGCGGTGCTCGATGCTGCGATTCCGGTCGGGATTGGGGTCGCGCTGGGTGAGCGGCCCGGGCATACCGCGTCGGCGGGCGTAGTCCTGGCGATGTTGGCTGTCACGTTGGTGAGCCGGGAGGCCACCGACGAGGACACCCGGCCGCATCGGTTCACCACCAAAGTGGCCTGGCTGACGATCGGCGCGGGAATCGCGTTCGGGCTCAACTTTGTGTTCATCCACCAAGCCCCGGCCGAATGCCGGCTGTGGCCGCTGGTGTTTGCCCGAGTGTCGGCGACCCTGCTGGTTCTCGTGGTGGCTGCGCTGACACGGCACCTGCGGCTTCCATCCGGCACACCGATGCGGCTGGCGGTCGCCGCGGCACTGTTAGACACCTGTGCAAATATCACGATGCTGCTGGCCCTGCACGGTTCGCTGTTATCCCTGGCCAGTGTCCTGATTTCGCTGTATCCGGCGGTGACCGTGGTGTTGGCCATCGTGGTGCTGCGGGAACGGGTGACCCGCTGGCAGGCGGTGGGCATGGTGATGGCCATGCTGTCGGTGGCGATGATTGCCGCCAGCTGA
- the smpB gene encoding SsrA-binding protein SmpB, with translation MAKKSAPKASDGRQVVATNRKARHNYSILEMFEAGVVLVGTEVKSLREGRASLVDAFATVDNGEVWLRNMHIPEYHHGSWTNHDPRRNRKLLLHRRQIDHLVGKIRDGNLALVPLSVYFSHGKVKVELALARGKRAHDKRQDMARRDAQREVVRELGRHVKGM, from the coding sequence GTGGCCAAGAAATCCGCACCGAAGGCGAGCGACGGTAGGCAGGTCGTCGCCACGAATCGTAAAGCCCGGCATAATTATTCAATCCTCGAAATGTTTGAGGCCGGGGTTGTGCTAGTCGGCACCGAGGTGAAGAGTCTGCGCGAGGGCCGCGCGTCCCTGGTCGACGCGTTCGCCACCGTCGACAACGGCGAAGTGTGGCTGCGCAACATGCATATCCCGGAGTATCACCACGGCAGCTGGACCAACCACGATCCGCGGCGCAACCGCAAGTTGTTGTTGCACCGCCGTCAGATCGACCACCTGGTGGGCAAGATCAGGGATGGTAACCTCGCGCTGGTGCCGCTGTCGGTGTACTTCTCCCACGGCAAAGTCAAAGTGGAACTCGCACTGGCGCGCGGCAAAAGAGCGCACGACAAACGACAGGACATGGCGCGCCGCGACGCGCAGCGAGAAGTGGTGCGAGAGTTGGGCCGACACGTCAAAGGCATGTGA